One window from the genome of Trabulsiella odontotermitis encodes:
- a CDS encoding fimbrial biogenesis usher protein yields the protein MLIMTSAIHLRRNVLALVLSGACWSSQGWAEDYFNPAFLSDDAASVADLSRFEKGNQQPAGVYRVDIWRNDEFIGTQDLPFVAAEKTGPAAGGLTPCVDLALITRLGVNRQAVPDLAKTPGDTCIPLVTRIPGTEINFDFAALKLTFSIPQIAMQNSARGYIAPEEWDDGIPAALVNYSFSGNRGTQDDSYFLSLMSGLNYGPWRLRNNGTWNYSRNNGQHESHWKNVSTWVQRAIIPWKSELVLGDSNTGNDLFDSVGFRGVRLYSSDSMYPDSMQGFAPTVRGIARTPARVVIRQNGYVVYQSYVQSGAFAINDLNPTSSSGDLEVTVEEKDGSQQRYTIPYSSVPLLQRAGRVKFDVVAGDYRSGNTQQGTPFFSQGTLIAGLNNGVTLYGGSQLAENYTAVALGAGKNLGDWGAVSLDVTHARSTLVDGSNHEGQSLRFLYAKSLNRFGTNFQLLGYRYSTKGFYTLDDTAWKTMSGYQYDDNDKDDDGVLDIISYHNLTFNKKGRFQVNISQSLGDYGSLYLSGSQQSYWGTSETNTWYQLGYSGGWQGISYSLAWSWNRAVGISGTDRIVTFNLSIPFSLFSGQGYRRDTAFDRAYATVAASRNSDGQNSWQSGINGTLLEGRNLSYSVTQGHSSTNGYTGSASANWQATYGTLGMGYNYDRDQHDLNWQLSGGVLGHADGITFSQPLGDTNVLIKAPGASGVSIENQTGVKTDWRGYAVMPYATVYRYNRVALDTNSMSNNTDIENNVSNVVPTEGAVVRAAFDTRIGVRALITARRGNQPVPFGAIVRETRRGVTSMVGDDGQIYLSGLPLRGELLIQWGEGANAQCRAAYSLPEKSLQQAITLTEVRCDR from the coding sequence ATGTTGATCATGACTTCTGCCATCCACTTGCGCCGGAACGTGCTGGCACTGGTACTGTCCGGCGCCTGCTGGTCATCGCAAGGCTGGGCTGAGGATTATTTCAACCCGGCGTTTCTGTCGGACGATGCCGCGAGTGTCGCCGATTTATCGCGCTTCGAAAAAGGTAACCAACAGCCGGCGGGCGTCTACCGGGTGGATATCTGGCGCAATGACGAATTTATTGGCACCCAGGATCTGCCGTTTGTGGCAGCGGAAAAAACGGGGCCGGCGGCGGGGGGGCTGACGCCATGCGTGGATCTGGCGCTGATTACGCGGCTCGGTGTTAACCGCCAGGCCGTTCCTGATCTGGCGAAGACGCCCGGCGACACCTGCATTCCGTTGGTCACGCGCATTCCCGGTACGGAGATTAATTTTGATTTTGCGGCGCTCAAACTCACCTTCAGCATTCCGCAAATTGCCATGCAAAACAGCGCCAGGGGCTACATTGCGCCAGAGGAGTGGGACGACGGGATCCCCGCTGCGCTGGTTAACTACAGCTTCAGCGGTAACCGTGGCACCCAGGATGACAGCTATTTTCTCAGCCTGATGAGCGGGCTGAATTATGGTCCGTGGCGGCTGCGTAATAACGGCACCTGGAATTACAGCCGCAACAACGGCCAGCATGAAAGCCACTGGAAGAACGTATCGACCTGGGTTCAGCGCGCCATTATTCCGTGGAAAAGCGAGCTGGTGCTCGGCGACAGCAACACCGGCAATGATCTCTTCGACAGCGTAGGGTTCCGCGGCGTGCGGTTGTACTCGTCTGACAGCATGTACCCGGACAGCATGCAGGGTTTCGCGCCGACGGTGCGCGGTATCGCCCGCACGCCCGCCAGAGTGGTGATCCGCCAGAACGGCTATGTGGTGTATCAGAGCTATGTACAGAGCGGTGCGTTCGCCATTAACGATCTGAATCCGACCTCTTCCAGCGGCGACCTGGAAGTGACCGTGGAAGAAAAAGACGGCAGCCAGCAGCGCTACACGATACCGTATTCCAGCGTGCCGCTGTTGCAACGTGCAGGCCGCGTCAAATTTGACGTGGTGGCGGGGGATTATCGTTCCGGCAACACGCAACAGGGAACGCCGTTTTTCTCTCAGGGCACGCTGATTGCCGGTCTCAATAACGGCGTGACGCTTTACGGCGGCTCGCAACTGGCGGAAAACTACACCGCCGTGGCGCTGGGCGCCGGTAAAAACCTCGGCGACTGGGGCGCGGTTTCGCTGGACGTCACTCACGCGCGCAGCACACTGGTGGATGGCAGCAACCACGAAGGGCAGTCGCTGCGTTTCCTGTATGCAAAATCACTGAACCGGTTTGGCACCAACTTCCAGTTGCTCGGCTATCGCTACTCCACAAAAGGCTTTTATACCCTCGACGACACCGCCTGGAAAACGATGAGTGGCTATCAGTATGACGACAATGACAAGGACGATGACGGCGTCCTCGACATCATCAGCTACCACAATCTGACGTTCAACAAGAAGGGCCGTTTTCAGGTCAATATCTCGCAGTCGCTGGGGGATTACGGCTCGCTGTATCTCTCCGGCAGCCAGCAAAGCTACTGGGGCACCAGCGAGACCAACACCTGGTATCAGCTTGGTTATTCCGGTGGCTGGCAGGGGATCAGCTACTCGCTGGCGTGGTCGTGGAACCGTGCTGTGGGGATTTCCGGCACTGACCGTATCGTCACCTTTAACCTGTCGATTCCGTTCAGTTTGTTCAGCGGGCAGGGCTATCGTCGCGATACTGCGTTTGATCGCGCTTATGCCACCGTTGCCGCCAGCCGCAACAGCGACGGGCAAAACAGCTGGCAGAGCGGCATTAACGGGACGCTGCTTGAAGGGCGCAACCTGAGTTACAGCGTGACGCAGGGGCATTCCAGTACTAATGGCTATACCGGCAGCGCCAGCGCCAACTGGCAGGCGACGTACGGCACGCTGGGCATGGGCTACAACTATGACCGCGATCAACACGATCTCAACTGGCAACTGTCGGGCGGCGTGTTAGGCCATGCTGATGGCATCACCTTCAGTCAGCCGCTGGGTGATACCAACGTGCTGATCAAAGCGCCCGGTGCGTCCGGCGTCAGCATTGAAAACCAGACCGGGGTGAAAACCGACTGGCGCGGCTATGCCGTCATGCCGTACGCCACCGTCTATCGCTACAACCGCGTGGCGCTCGATACCAACTCCATGAGCAACAACACCGACATCGAAAACAACGTCAGCAATGTGGTGCCGACCGAAGGCGCGGTGGTGCGTGCCGCGTTTGATACCCGCATCGGCGTGCGTGCGCTGATCACCGCCCGTCGCGGCAATCAGCCGGTACCGTTTGGCGCGATTGTGCGCGAAACCCGGCGCGGTGTGACCAGCATGGTGGGCGACGATGGGCAGATTTACTTAAGTGGTTTGCCGCTGCGCGGTGAACTGTTGATCCAATGGGGAGAGGGCGCGAATGCGCAATGTCGCGCGGCGTACAGTCTGCCTGAAAAGAGCCTGCAACAGGCGATCACGCTCACGGAGGTTCGCTGTGATCGGTAA
- the fimC gene encoding type 1 fimbria chaperone FimC: MDKLFNPGAIVAFLFFVISLPAQAAGGIALGATRVIYPADARQTSLSITNSNAQERYLINAWIENNNGQKEKTFAVTPPLFVSEANSENTLRIIYAGPPLPADRESLFWMNVKAIPSVNKENASGKNVLQLAILSRIKLFVRPANLPVQPSEALSQLTFSRAGNQLNVTNASPYYITLVNLNIAGKKLENLMVAPKNSGQVAIPAGAQGALSWQSVNDYGAITPARRVQL, from the coding sequence ATGGACAAGCTATTCAACCCGGGAGCCATTGTCGCCTTTTTATTCTTCGTTATTTCTTTACCCGCCCAGGCTGCGGGTGGAATTGCACTGGGGGCGACGCGCGTTATTTATCCGGCGGATGCCAGGCAGACTTCATTATCTATTACCAACAGTAATGCGCAGGAGCGTTACTTAATTAATGCGTGGATCGAAAACAATAACGGACAAAAAGAAAAAACGTTTGCTGTCACGCCGCCGCTGTTTGTCAGCGAAGCCAACAGTGAAAACACGTTGCGTATTATTTATGCCGGACCGCCGCTGCCCGCCGATCGCGAGTCGCTGTTCTGGATGAACGTCAAAGCCATCCCTTCCGTCAATAAAGAGAACGCCAGCGGTAAGAACGTGCTGCAACTGGCGATCCTGTCGCGCATCAAGCTGTTTGTGCGCCCGGCGAATCTGCCGGTACAACCGTCTGAGGCGTTGTCGCAGCTGACGTTTTCCCGCGCCGGAAATCAGCTGAACGTCACCAACGCATCGCCGTATTACATCACGCTGGTCAATCTGAATATTGCCGGTAAAAAACTGGAGAACCTGATGGTAGCGCCGAAAAACAGCGGGCAGGTGGCGATACCTGCGGGGGCGCAGGGGGCGCTGAGCTGGCAAAGCGTCAATGATTACGGCGCGATCACGCCTGCACGTCGCGTGCAGTTATAA
- the fimI gene encoding type 1 fimbrial protein subunit FimI has translation MIRTLSLLMLCPVLIAPVCAQRMVVDGGRVQLRGELVNGACAVSPESANLRIDMGQYRTNAFAGVGSFSTVTVPFSIRLVECHSEVSRLVGVAFQGLTPAEDPQVFAASTRVGGAQSDSGLGLGLFDAQQQRIVPNAQPQTYQPIDAAEMRLHFSARYRVISLPLIPGNIHSDVWFTLVYP, from the coding sequence ATGATACGGACGTTGAGTTTACTCATGCTGTGCCCGGTGCTGATAGCGCCGGTTTGCGCGCAACGGATGGTGGTTGACGGTGGTCGCGTACAATTGCGTGGCGAGCTGGTTAACGGCGCCTGTGCCGTCTCGCCGGAAAGTGCAAATTTGCGTATCGATATGGGGCAATACCGCACTAACGCTTTTGCGGGCGTCGGGAGTTTCTCCACGGTCACGGTGCCGTTCAGCATCAGACTGGTGGAGTGTCACAGCGAGGTTTCCCGTCTGGTTGGCGTGGCATTTCAGGGGCTGACGCCGGCAGAAGATCCGCAGGTGTTTGCCGCTTCCACGCGCGTGGGTGGCGCGCAAAGCGACAGCGGCCTGGGATTAGGTCTGTTTGATGCACAGCAGCAGCGCATTGTGCCGAATGCCCAGCCTCAGACTTATCAACCCATTGACGCTGCCGAAATGAGGCTGCACTTCAGTGCGCGTTATCGGGTGATTTCTTTGCCGCTGATCCCCGGCAATATTCATTCGGATGTCTGGTTTACGCTGGTTTATCCCTGA
- the fimA gene encoding type 1 fimbrial major subunit FimA, with product MKLKTLAAALVATFGLATTTANAAATSVNGGTVHFKGELVNAACAVSTTSSNQTVELGQYRTATFTQTGDTSAKIPFNIVLNDCDPTVAATAAVAFNGSIDADDNTLLAVTSGDNSTSAEGVGIEILDNASSVLTPNGTMFSAAQNLIQGTNTLHFSARYKSTADTTAPGQANADATFVMKYE from the coding sequence ATGAAATTAAAAACTCTTGCTGCTGCTCTGGTAGCAACGTTCGGTCTTGCAACCACTACGGCAAATGCGGCGGCAACGTCTGTTAATGGCGGCACCGTGCATTTTAAAGGTGAACTGGTGAACGCGGCTTGTGCGGTAAGCACGACCTCTTCCAACCAGACGGTGGAACTGGGTCAGTACCGCACCGCGACCTTCACTCAGACTGGCGATACCTCTGCGAAGATCCCGTTTAACATTGTGTTGAACGACTGCGATCCGACGGTTGCCGCGACGGCGGCTGTAGCGTTTAACGGCTCGATCGATGCCGACGACAACACCCTGCTGGCGGTGACGTCAGGCGATAACAGCACCTCAGCGGAGGGGGTGGGTATTGAGATTCTGGACAACGCTTCCAGCGTATTGACGCCGAACGGCACGATGTTCTCTGCGGCGCAGAATCTGATTCAGGGCACCAACACCCTGCATTTCAGCGCACGCTACAAATCGACAGCTGATACCACTGCGCCGGGTCAGGCCAATGCTGACGCGACCTTTGTGATGAAGTACGAATAA
- the folD gene encoding bifunctional methylenetetrahydrofolate dehydrogenase/methenyltetrahydrofolate cyclohydrolase FolD: protein MAAKIIDGKTIAQQVRSEVAEKVKARLAAGKRAPGLAVVLVGSNPASQIYVGSKRKACEEVGFISRSYDLPETTTEAELLELIDTLNADSDIDGILVQLPLPAGIDNVKVLERISPDKDVDGFHPYNVGRLCQRAPRLRPCTPRGIVTLLERYNIDTYGLNAVIIGASNIVGRPMSMELLLAGCTTTVTHRFTKNLRHHVEHADLLIVAVGKPGFIPGDWIKEGAIVVDVGINRLENGKVVGDVIFDDAAARASYITPVPGGVGPMTVATLIQNTLQACEEYHDVEEA, encoded by the coding sequence ATGGCAGCAAAGATTATTGACGGTAAAACGATTGCGCAGCAGGTGCGCTCTGAGGTTGCGGAAAAAGTGAAGGCGCGTCTCGCCGCCGGAAAACGCGCCCCGGGACTGGCTGTTGTGCTGGTCGGTAGCAACCCTGCATCGCAAATTTATGTTGGCAGCAAACGCAAAGCCTGCGAGGAAGTGGGTTTCATCTCCCGCTCTTACGATCTGCCCGAAACCACCACCGAAGCCGAACTGCTGGAACTTATTGATACGCTGAATGCTGATAGCGATATCGACGGTATTCTGGTTCAGCTCCCTCTGCCTGCAGGCATTGATAACGTGAAGGTGCTGGAACGTATTTCGCCGGATAAAGACGTCGACGGTTTCCATCCGTACAACGTCGGTCGTTTGTGCCAGCGTGCGCCGCGCCTGCGCCCGTGTACGCCGCGCGGCATCGTGACGCTGCTGGAGCGTTACAATATTGATACCTATGGCCTGAACGCGGTAATTATTGGCGCGTCCAATATTGTCGGCCGCCCGATGAGCATGGAGCTGTTGCTGGCGGGCTGCACCACGACCGTGACCCATCGCTTTACCAAAAACCTGCGTCATCACGTTGAACATGCTGATCTGCTGATTGTGGCGGTCGGTAAACCGGGCTTTATTCCTGGCGACTGGATCAAAGAGGGCGCGATAGTCGTGGACGTCGGGATTAACCGTCTGGAAAACGGCAAAGTGGTGGGCGATGTGATTTTTGACGATGCCGCCGCGCGCGCGTCGTATATCACCCCGGTGCCGGGCGGCGTCGGTCCGATGACCGTGGCAACGCTTATCCAGAACACGCTGCAGGCGTGCGAAGAATATCATGATGTGGAGGAGGCATAA
- the ybcJ gene encoding ribosome-associated protein YbcJ yields the protein MATFSLGKHPHVELCDLLKLEGWSESGAQAKIFIADGQVTVDGVVETRKRCKIVAGQTVSFAGQNITVVA from the coding sequence ATGGCCACGTTTTCGTTAGGTAAACACCCACACGTTGAACTGTGCGATCTGCTGAAGCTGGAAGGCTGGAGCGAAAGCGGCGCCCAGGCCAAAATCTTCATTGCCGACGGGCAAGTGACGGTGGATGGCGTGGTGGAAACCCGCAAGCGCTGCAAAATTGTCGCTGGTCAGACAGTAAGTTTTGCCGGTCAGAACATTACTGTCGTCGCCTGA
- a CDS encoding PTS transporter subunit EIIC, translating into MSLISGFVKSLSKLSMIGRALMLPISLLPAAGLLLAFGDKFHLPLMMNAGGVIFDNLPMLFAIGSAVGLASESGIAALSAAVSVFVTNITISTVLGITPEMASQGGKYAMVVGIPTLQMGVFGGLICGILAAWCYNRFHAMQLPEFLGFFSGKRFVAIATACLSFVLGLLLPYVWQHIQAGIDALSLIVNGDNQAASTFIFGLVERALIPLGLHHIWYPSFWYSFGDYTTQAGQVIHGDQTIWFKMLEEGVKSFSSDTYQNAGKFMQGEFPLMLFALPAACLAMYHEAHTKNKKIASGILFSAALTCFLTGITEPVEFTFIFVAPILYVFNAIMAGLAYMTMFLLHAHIAKSFSAGFIDYLSFGIVPSLNGYQTNFLNAVIVGIPMALIYYFTFRYVIRRFDVKTPGRTEVTSDAKDKTDTELANEIIALLGGAHNIDSVGSCITRLRLEVANSEKVDKDGLNGVGARGVVFVGDNGIQVIFGARAQFIAQTMSTMIGK; encoded by the coding sequence ATGAGTCTGATATCAGGTTTTGTTAAATCGCTGTCTAAGTTATCGATGATTGGCCGCGCATTAATGCTGCCAATTTCTTTACTGCCCGCTGCCGGTCTGCTGTTGGCATTCGGGGATAAATTCCATCTTCCGCTAATGATGAACGCGGGTGGGGTTATCTTCGACAACCTGCCAATGCTGTTTGCTATCGGTTCGGCGGTCGGCCTGGCGTCAGAATCCGGGATTGCCGCACTCTCTGCGGCGGTGTCGGTTTTTGTCACCAACATCACCATCAGCACGGTCCTCGGTATTACGCCGGAAATGGCGTCGCAGGGCGGAAAATACGCAATGGTGGTGGGGATTCCCACCTTACAGATGGGCGTCTTCGGGGGCTTAATTTGCGGGATCCTCGCCGCGTGGTGCTATAACCGCTTCCACGCGATGCAGCTTCCGGAATTCCTCGGTTTCTTCTCCGGCAAGCGCTTTGTCGCCATCGCCACCGCGTGTCTCTCTTTCGTGCTCGGTCTGCTGCTACCTTATGTCTGGCAGCACATTCAGGCCGGTATCGACGCGCTGTCGCTGATCGTGAATGGTGATAATCAGGCCGCCTCGACATTTATCTTTGGCCTCGTGGAACGCGCACTGATCCCATTGGGTCTGCACCATATCTGGTATCCGTCATTCTGGTATTCGTTTGGTGATTACACCACGCAGGCCGGTCAGGTGATCCACGGCGACCAGACTATCTGGTTCAAGATGCTGGAAGAAGGCGTGAAATCATTCAGCAGCGATACGTACCAGAACGCCGGTAAGTTCATGCAGGGTGAATTCCCGCTGATGCTGTTCGCGCTGCCGGCGGCCTGTCTGGCGATGTACCACGAAGCGCATACCAAAAACAAAAAGATCGCCTCCGGTATTCTGTTCTCCGCCGCCCTGACCTGTTTCCTGACCGGGATCACCGAGCCGGTTGAGTTTACCTTTATCTTCGTGGCGCCGATCCTCTACGTCTTTAACGCCATCATGGCCGGTCTGGCGTACATGACCATGTTCCTGCTGCATGCGCATATCGCCAAGTCGTTCTCCGCGGGCTTTATCGACTATCTGTCATTTGGCATTGTGCCGTCGCTGAACGGTTACCAGACCAACTTCCTCAACGCGGTGATTGTCGGTATTCCGATGGCGCTGATTTACTACTTCACCTTCCGCTATGTTATCCGTCGTTTTGATGTGAAAACGCCGGGCCGTACCGAGGTGACGTCAGACGCGAAAGACAAAACCGACACCGAACTGGCGAACGAGATCATCGCACTGCTGGGCGGCGCGCACAACATCGACTCCGTCGGTTCCTGCATCACCCGTCTGCGTCTGGAAGTCGCCAACAGCGAGAAAGTGGACAAAGACGGACTCAACGGTGTCGGCGCACGCGGCGTGGTATTTGTGGGCGATAATGGCATTCAGGTGATTTTTGGCGCCAGAGCGCAATTTATTGCACAAACTATGTCGACGATGATTGGCAAATAA
- the malI gene encoding Mal regulon transcriptional regulator MalI — protein sequence MKKVSIIDVAKLAGVSVSTVSLVLRQKGKISDATIGKVHAAITELGYVHNVAAANLRANTSNLIGLILRDFSDSFSIKVMASIVQELEKQGYMVFLGQPLNDDDHLERCLLSFKQQGVAGVIYLSSDATTLHLPEKMRQCPLPLVVVSQSLLEENCHLVMRDNRQAASLATRYLIERGHRSIAYIGGRENDMIRQQRLVGFHSALSQYGMVWRDESTPACSDDTHAASIVTRQLLEKNNTITALLCHSPDAMIGSITGIHQVGRTVGKDVFLTQQVALIGFEDMLHVNLTSPSFTYVSSASEETGRQAATLMIRKLKEPELQIQRITLSGQLIARESA from the coding sequence TTGAAGAAAGTCAGTATTATTGACGTCGCGAAACTGGCGGGGGTTTCGGTCTCAACCGTTTCACTGGTACTGCGCCAGAAAGGGAAAATCTCTGACGCGACCATCGGGAAAGTCCACGCCGCCATCACCGAGCTCGGCTACGTCCATAACGTCGCCGCTGCCAATCTGCGCGCCAATACCTCCAATCTCATCGGTCTGATCCTGCGCGACTTCAGCGACAGCTTTTCCATTAAAGTGATGGCCAGTATCGTGCAGGAGCTGGAAAAACAGGGCTACATGGTGTTTCTTGGCCAGCCGCTGAATGATGATGACCATCTGGAACGTTGTCTGCTGTCGTTCAAACAACAGGGTGTGGCCGGCGTCATTTACCTCTCGTCAGACGCCACCACGCTGCATTTGCCGGAGAAAATGCGCCAGTGCCCGTTGCCGCTGGTGGTGGTATCGCAATCGCTGCTGGAAGAGAACTGCCATCTGGTGATGCGCGACAACCGACAGGCCGCCAGCCTGGCGACCCGCTACCTGATTGAGCGTGGGCATCGCAGCATCGCCTACATCGGCGGGCGCGAAAATGACATGATCCGCCAGCAGCGTCTGGTCGGTTTTCACAGCGCACTGTCACAGTACGGCATGGTATGGCGGGATGAATCCACCCCGGCCTGCAGTGACGATACCCACGCCGCCAGCATCGTCACCCGGCAATTGCTGGAAAAAAACAACACCATCACCGCCCTGCTCTGCCATTCGCCGGATGCGATGATCGGCTCTATCACCGGTATTCATCAGGTGGGGCGCACGGTGGGGAAAGACGTTTTCCTCACCCAACAGGTGGCGCTGATTGGTTTTGAAGATATGCTGCATGTGAATCTGACGTCGCCGTCGTTCACTTACGTGTCGTCTGCCAGCGAAGAGACCGGTCGCCAGGCGGCAACGCTGATGATCCGCAAGCTCAAAGAGCCGGAGTTGCAGATTCAGCGCATCACGCTGTCAGGGCAGCTCATCGCCCGGGAATCCGCCTGA
- a CDS encoding metal-dependent hydrolase translates to MPTIITHAAVPLCLGLGLGTRVIPPRLLLAGIALAMLPDADVLAFKFGIAYGNIFGHRGFTHSLLFAFVVPLLCVLIGRRWFRAGLTRCWLFLTVSLLSHSLLDSVTTGGRGVGWLWPWSDERFFAPWQVIKVAPFALSRYTTPYGHQVIMSELLWVWLPGVVVMGLLWWKRR, encoded by the coding sequence ATGCCAACCATCATCACTCATGCTGCGGTTCCGCTTTGTCTCGGACTGGGGCTCGGCACCCGCGTTATTCCGCCTCGCCTGCTGCTGGCTGGCATCGCGCTGGCGATGCTGCCGGATGCCGACGTGCTGGCATTCAAATTCGGCATCGCCTACGGCAATATTTTTGGCCATCGTGGGTTCACCCACTCGTTGCTGTTTGCCTTCGTGGTACCGCTGTTGTGCGTGCTCATCGGGCGACGATGGTTCCGCGCGGGCCTGACGCGCTGCTGGCTGTTTCTGACGGTGTCGCTGCTGTCACACAGCCTGCTGGATTCAGTGACGACCGGCGGCAGAGGGGTTGGCTGGCTGTGGCCATGGTCGGATGAACGCTTCTTCGCGCCGTGGCAGGTAATCAAAGTCGCGCCGTTCGCGCTGTCGCGCTATACCACACCATACGGCCATCAGGTGATCATGTCTGAGCTGTTGTGGGTGTGGTTGCCGGGCGTGGTGGTGATGGGATTATTGTGGTGGAAGCGGCGTTAA
- the cysS gene encoding cysteine--tRNA ligase: MLKIFNTMTRQKEEFKPIRAGEVGMYVCGITVYDLCHIGHGRTFVAFDVVTRYLRFLGYKLKYVRNITDIDDKIIKRANENGESFVALVDRMIAEMHKDFDALNILRPDSEPRATHHIHEIIEITERLIERGHAYVADNGDVMFSVPTDPTYGQLSRQDLDQLQAGARVDVVDVKRNPMDFVLWKMSKAGEPSWPSPWGEGRPGWHIECSAMNCKQLGTHFDIHGGGSDLMFPHHENEIAQSTCAHDGEYVNTWMHSGMVMVDREKMSKSLGNFFTVRDVLKYYDPETIRYFLMSGHYRSQLNYSEENLKQARSALERLYTALRGTDKSAAPAGGEAFEARFVEAMDDDFNTPEAYSVLFDMARDVNRLKTEDAAAANAMASHMRKLAGVLGLLEQDPETFLQSGAQADDDEVAEIEALIKQRLEARQAKDWAAADAARDRLNEMGIILEDGPQGTTWRRK, from the coding sequence ATGCTAAAAATCTTCAACACCATGACTCGTCAGAAAGAGGAATTCAAACCCATTCGTGCCGGGGAAGTCGGCATGTACGTGTGTGGCATTACTGTTTACGATCTCTGTCATATTGGTCATGGTCGTACGTTCGTGGCGTTTGATGTCGTGACGCGCTATTTGCGCTTCCTCGGCTACAAACTGAAATACGTGCGAAATATCACCGATATCGACGACAAAATCATTAAGCGTGCGAATGAAAACGGCGAAAGTTTTGTCGCGCTGGTCGATCGCATGATCGCCGAAATGCACAAAGATTTTGATGCACTTAATATTCTGCGCCCGGACAGCGAACCGCGCGCCACGCACCATATTCACGAAATCATTGAGATCACCGAACGTCTGATTGAACGCGGTCATGCGTATGTGGCGGACAATGGCGACGTGATGTTCTCTGTGCCGACCGACCCGACCTACGGTCAGTTATCGCGTCAGGATCTGGATCAACTGCAGGCAGGCGCGCGCGTTGACGTGGTGGACGTTAAGCGTAACCCGATGGACTTCGTGTTGTGGAAAATGTCCAAGGCGGGCGAGCCAAGCTGGCCGTCACCGTGGGGCGAAGGGCGTCCGGGCTGGCACATTGAATGTTCAGCCATGAACTGCAAACAGCTGGGCACCCATTTTGATATTCACGGCGGCGGTTCGGATCTGATGTTCCCGCATCACGAAAACGAGATCGCGCAGTCTACCTGTGCGCACGACGGCGAATACGTCAACACCTGGATGCACTCCGGGATGGTGATGGTGGATCGCGAAAAAATGTCCAAATCGCTGGGCAACTTCTTTACCGTGCGCGACGTGCTGAAGTATTACGATCCGGAAACCATCCGCTATTTCCTGATGTCCGGTCACTATCGCAGCCAACTGAATTACAGCGAAGAGAACCTCAAACAGGCGCGTTCAGCGCTGGAGCGTCTGTACACGGCACTGCGCGGTACCGATAAATCTGCCGCACCGGCAGGCGGCGAGGCGTTTGAAGCGCGCTTTGTTGAAGCCATGGATGACGATTTCAACACTCCGGAAGCGTATTCCGTGCTGTTCGACATGGCGCGCGATGTTAACCGCCTGAAAACGGAAGATGCCGCGGCGGCGAATGCGATGGCGTCACATATGCGTAAACTCGCTGGCGTGCTGGGTTTACTGGAGCAGGATCCAGAAACCTTCCTGCAGAGCGGGGCGCAGGCGGATGACGATGAAGTGGCAGAGATTGAAGCGCTGATCAAACAACGTCTGGAAGCCCGTCAGGCGAAAGACTGGGCCGCAGCCGACGCGGCGCGCGACCGCCTGAACGAGATGGGCATCATCCTCGAAGACGGCCCGCAGGGCACCACCTGGCGCCGTAAGTAA
- the ppiB gene encoding peptidylprolyl isomerase B, with protein MVTFHTNHGDIVIKTFDEKAPETVKNFLDYCREGFYNNTIFHRVINGFMIQGGGFEPGMHQKETKAAIKNEANNGLKNSRGTLAMARTQAPHSATAQFFINVADNDFLNFSGESLQGWGYCVFAEVAEGMDVVDKIKGVATGRSGMHQDVPKEDVIIESVSVSE; from the coding sequence ATGGTTACTTTCCACACTAATCATGGCGATATCGTTATCAAAACTTTTGATGAAAAAGCGCCTGAAACAGTTAAAAACTTCCTGGACTATTGCCGTGAAGGTTTCTATAACAACACCATTTTCCACCGTGTAATCAATGGGTTTATGATCCAGGGCGGCGGTTTCGAGCCTGGCATGCATCAGAAAGAGACCAAAGCGGCGATCAAAAACGAAGCCAACAACGGTCTGAAAAACAGCCGTGGTACGCTGGCAATGGCCCGTACTCAGGCACCGCACTCCGCTACTGCGCAGTTCTTCATCAACGTCGCGGATAACGACTTCCTCAACTTCTCCGGCGAAAGCCTGCAGGGCTGGGGCTACTGCGTGTTTGCCGAAGTCGCTGAAGGGATGGACGTGGTAGACAAAATCAAAGGCGTCGCCACCGGCCGCAGCGGGATGCATCAGGACGTGCCGAAAGAGGACGTCATCATCGAAAGCGTGAGCGTCAGCGAGTAA